TCGCCGGCGAAAGTGCTGCAGAGAAACAGAGCTTATAGTGGGGACTTTGTGGCTAGGAGAGAGAGGCTGGTACCTAAGTCGCCGAACCGGAGATCGGAACAGTCACCGGGTCGGGCGAATTCCGGATCGGTCCGTCTGGTTAAGGAAAGAGAACCGGGTCATGTGACGATGTCTAGGCGCGGGTTGACTGCAACTGAGCGTCGTGACTCCACCGGGGAAGGTTCTGGGAGGCGGTCCAGGTCGCCAGCGACCCGTGTCGATAATGGTGCGAATAGATCCGTAATGGGTAGGAGCCCTTCTGCCAGGAGAACGATCCGGTCTCCGGGTCGTGTCAGAGCGGCTGCGACGGAGCCCAACAATGGCCGGAAATCGGAGCAAAGCAGTCATAAGGGCATGGAGGAGGGGAAGGGGCAGACGACCAACGAGTCACTGGAAAACCCACTTGTGTCCCTCGAGTGCTTCATATTTCTCTAATTCCTGGACAACAAATTCGAAGGTTGTCTCTGTTTTGTATGGCACTTGGATTATTGTAAATAATCGTTAGCAAGAAGATGAATTCGGGAAGATTATTGATGGCGTATGAGGGGGGTTAATGTTTAGGACACGGCACTGTGTCAGTGGGTGTGTGACAGTTTGGATGTTTGGGATTGTCAATGCCCATTAAAGAAATTGACCActtcttgctctctctctctctcaccatcTTTGCATCTTTATCTTTATTtagaaatctatatatatatatatatatattatatataatatatactattaaagttttttagaaaatacttagtAAAGATTTTAGGAGCCTGTGCTGGTTCAAATGCATTGTTAGTGAACACGATAAATCAaagattaataataaattaatatataaattgaaacttaaaaataagaattgtattttgtgaaataataataatattaatataacgattattatttatttttattaattattatagaaaataagatgaacataattgttcttttttcaaataatttatatataaataataataatttttaaatctaaaaatcaaGAATTGAATTATTGAGCATAAAGTGTTGGGGAGAGCAAAGACTGCTCGCAACCTAGGGCAAACACCATGAAGACCAATAGTCTTTGCCTTGGTGGCATGTGTTGGTATGCTTGGTTACCTTGAGCTTGTGTTTTGTCTGGAGTGGCCTTCCCTGGTAATCGACCAAGGGTTGTTAGGTTGCTCTACTCGATTATTCTAAGTAGCGTCTCATCTGGATTGGCATTGCTCATCCATCGTTTAGTCTTCAGCTCTGATCAGCAATCTTGAGCGGTAAGGGTAGTTGGGTTGCTCTGCTCAATTATTATGCTGAACAGTGTTTTGATCAAACTAGCATTGCTTGGTCATCCCGAGCAACGGTTATTCTCCAACTCTGCTCAATAATCTCAAGTAGTATTTCCTAAGCAGGGATTGTTGTCTCGCTCTTCTCAGAAATCCTGAGCAGTGTTTCAACTGAACTAGCACTACTAGGTCATCCTGAGCAACAAGTCTTATGTTGATTACTAGAGGAATCTCGGGGTGAGCTTCATTGCTCGGTGAGGAATGTTATGGCGAGCACTCATAGCTGGATGAACCTCAATGCAAATCTCATTGCCTGGGGGAGGGAACACGGGGCGAGCACTTGTTGGATGAACCTTGGGGAGAGCTTCATTGCTTCGGGAGAAACTTGCCTGATGTGAGATGTTGTTGCcataataattcataaaaataaaaaatagttgttCGTCGAGGTGTAAATCGGTCCTAGTGGACCGAAATTGGTCCATCATTTTCCCGAACCGATCACCCCTAGTGGACTGGACCAAACCAGTAGTTATCATTCCAGTCTGATCCATCCATTCGGTCTggtctaattaatttttttattttgtttcatctttttttttttgcaaataaattaataaaaaattatttaaataactaaaattaaaattaagggaattattaatgtggattatgcaactaactcattaaaaaaatatttcactataattatatttataatgttgatagttactacttactaacttagactttaggtattaaaaaaaaaaaaattacctagttactttaattaagtgtaaatagtagagtatgtatgaatgtatctACATATAATGACATAAGTTATCATATgatgtatgatgtattattaattgatagtatatattatataacattttatGTGGTCAATGATAATAGATTAAATGAAAGTTACACGATTAActgatataattattatataaaaacatatattatgcatataaatattttttaaaaaatataaatatagctCGGTTAGTTTTGGTACGGTCCAGTCCAAAAATCATAGATCTCGAAACTGGATCAAAATCCATATGGTCCCCCAAATGGAGGACTAAAGCCGACCAAGCTAATTTTCAATCCAGTCCAATCCAGATCGAAACATTCAGTTCGGTCAATTTTTCCAGTCTAAACCAAATATTTTACAACCCTTGTTATTGGAATAACATTGttatcattttacaaaatacAATTTGTATTTTTAAGTTCCAATTTATGCACTAGTTCATGACTATTTGTTAACATATAATCCACATTCTTATTTTCTAGGGCAATGCATGCTTGCCTCGTGCATGATTTGTCTTTCTCGTAACTGAGCACTTTTCCCTTACTCTCTACTCATGCAGGGTACAACCTTCAAACTTCTCCCACAGTGCTCATCTTAGGGCGAGAACTGATACTCTTCATGGTGTTCGTTCCAACTCCGGAGCACCCTTTGCTCTCTCTGACTCAAGCTCTTGGTGTTAGGTGAGCTTCATTGCTCTTAT
This sequence is a window from Carya illinoinensis cultivar Pawnee chromosome 9, C.illinoinensisPawnee_v1, whole genome shotgun sequence. Protein-coding genes within it:
- the LOC122277784 gene encoding uncharacterized protein LOC122277784, producing the protein MGCCVSTAKSSDSIKQQHSLVGTQPPRPRSDANESRAPPPSAEEETIKEVLSETPKPKPSQRLGFQSTPTKPVFNEVKDNDGDDDDNKSKIDKFPSPVNTATDNEISEVSKVYSESESVSTTTTRRDEDEEVRQRVNRSSPAKVLQRNRAYSGDFVARRERLVPKSPNRRSEQSPGRANSGSVRLVKEREPGHVTMSRRGLTATERRDSTGEGSGRRSRSPATRVDNGANRSVMGRSPSARRTIRSPGRVRAAATEPNNGRKSEQSSHKGMEEGKGQTTNESLENPLVSLECFIFL